GCGAAGCCAGCCTGATCGCCGAGCGGCTGGGCTGCCCCGTGGTGAGCGACTTCCGCGTGCGCGACATGGCCGCCGGGGGCCTGGGCGCGCCGCTGGTGCCCTATACCGAATACCTGCTTTACCGGCAGCGGGACCGCACCGTGGCGCTTCAGAACATCGGCGGCATCGGCAACATCACCCTGCTGCCCGCCGGGGGCCGCCTGTGCGACACCCTCGCCTTCGACACCGGCCCCGGCAACATGGTCATGGACGCGCTCGCCGCGCGCATGACCGGCGGCAAACAGCGCTACGACGAAGGCGGCCGGCTGGCGGCCGGGGGCCGGGTGAGCGAAACGCTGCTGGCATACCTGCTGCAAACCGACGGCTACCTCAACCTCGCGCCCCCCAAGACCACCGGCCGGGAATATTACGGCGAGGGCTTTGTAAGCGCACTGTGGGCCAAAGGCGCGGAGCTGGGCCTTTCCGGGGCGGACATTCTGGCCACCGCCACCCGCTACACGGCCGAGACCATCCGGCTGGCGGTCGAGCGCTTTTGCCCCGTGCGGCCGGACCTTCTCATCGTGGGCGGCGGCGGCAGCCGCAACCCGGTGCTCATGGCCCATCTGGCCGCGGCCCTGCCCGGCTGCCAGGTCATGACCAACGAGGGCCTGGGCCTCAACAGCGACGCCAAAGAGGCCGTGGCCTTTGCGGTGCTGGCCAACGAGGCCATGGCGGGCCGCTGCAACAACGCCCCCAGCGCCACCGGCGCCGCGCACCCGGTGGTCATGGGAAAAATCTCATTTTGAACCGTATTTTTCAAGGAGGCCTGACCCGCCATGTTTGAAACTGCCTGTTCCCTGCTGCAGCATGCGGTGACCGCCGGGCGCTGCCCAGGCGCCGCGCTCGCCGTGGGCTGCCGCGGCCGGCTGCTGGCGCAGGCGTATTTTGGCACCATGGCCCCGCTGGACGCCCCGTTTGAGCCCGTGGGGCCCCACACGGTATACGACCTGGCAAGCCTGAGCAAGGTGGTGGCGGCCACCACCCTGCTGCTGCAGGACTTTGCGTCCGGGGCCCTTTCGCCGCAGGACCCGCTGCGCCGCTTTTTTGCCGGGGCCGGCCCGCAAAAGGGGGCGCTCACCCTGGCGCAGCTGCTCACCCACGCCGCGGGGCTGAAAAGCTGGGCCCGGCTGGACCTGCTGGGCCCGCCCCCCGCCGCCGCGGCCGAAACCATTCTTTCCATGCCCCTGGCCTGTGCCCCCGGCAGCCGAGTGGTATACAGCGACCTGGGCTTTATTTTGCTGGGCCGCGTGCTGGAGCTGGTGCACGGCGCGCCCCTGCCCCAGCTGGCGCAGCAGCGGGTGTTTGCGCCGCTGGGCATGGCGCACACCGGCTACGCGCCCGCGCCCGCCCTGTGCGCCCCCACCGAGCGGGATGAGCGGGGCGCTTGGCTGCGGGGCGTTGTGCACGATGAAAACGCCCAGTTCCTCGGGGGGGATTCCGGCAATGCGGGGGTGTTTTCCACCCTGCCGGACCTCGCCCGCTACGCCGCGGCGCTGGCCTGCGGCGGCAGCCTGGAGGGGGTGGAGCTTGTACCCGCCGCCACGCTGCGCGCAGCCTGCCAAAACGCCACCCCGGGCCTTGGGCAAAACCGGGGGCTGGGCTTTCAGCTGGCGGGCGCGCCGGGCGATTTTTTCGGGCCGCTGTTCAGCCCCGCCGGGTTTGGGCACACCGGCTTTACCGGCACCAGCCTGGCCGTGGATCCCGCCGGCGGGCTGTTTGTGGTGCTTCTCACCAACCGGGTGCACCCCGCCCGGCAGCCCGACCGGTTCGCGGGCCTGCGGGCCGAAATCCACAGCGCCATTCTCCAGGAGTGGCGCGCGCAGCAAGGAGGAAACACATGACCAACGTGGAGGCGCGCATCCGCAGCAGCTACGGCAGCCTCAGCGACACCGAGCGCAAAGCGGCCGACTACTTTTTAAACCACATGGAGGCCAGCTATTCCCTTCCCATCGCCCAGCTGGCGCAGGAGGCGGGGGTAAGCCCCACCGCCTGGGTGCGGCTCTGCAAGGCCGTGGGCTACGAGGGTTTGAAGGAAATGCGCAAGCATCTGCTGGTGGAGCGCATGAACGAACCCCAGGACGCTCCCGAAGACAAGCGCTATTTCTCCGATCTGAACGAGGGCAGCGATGTGGCCCAGATTCTGCAAACGGTGTCCAACACCAGTATACAGGCAATTCGCGACACTGCCAAGATGCTGGACCAGAATGCGTTATATCAGGCGGCCAACTGCATTTTAAAGGCCGCCACCATCCGGCTGTTTGGGGTGGGCGCCTCGGCCCTGGTGGCCGAGGACCTGTATCACAAGCTCACCCGCATCAACCGCTACGCCATGTTCAGCCGCGACAGCCATGTTCAGCTTAGCTACAGCTCCACCCTTTCCCAGCGGGATGTGGCCGTGTTCGTGTCCAACACGGGCGCCACCCAGGAAACGCTGGAAACGCTGCGGGCCGCAAAACAGAGCGGCTGCCGCACCATCGGCATCACCCGGTATTCAAAAAGCCCGCTGGCCGCGGGCTGTGACATTCTTTTATATACCGTGTCGCCGGAGGTGTATGTGCGCAGCGGCGCCATGAGCAGCCGAATGGCCCAGCTCATGACCGTGGACGTGCTGTTCACGCTGGTGGCCAGCAAGGATTATTCCGCCATTCAGCAGCCGCTGGAAAACAGCTATAAAATCTGCCAGACCCACCGGGTAAAGGAATAAGCGCACGCCCCGCCCTATCCAAAGAAAACATCCATTGCATGCTTCAGCTGCCCGTCCCAATACGCCCATTCGTGGGCGCCGGGGCCCGCGCAAAAGGTGTGAGGGATGTTTTTTTGTGCCAAAAACCCCGCCAACTCCCGGTTTACGGGGTACAAAGGGTCCTGCTCGCCGCAGGCGAGATACAGTCGGGGCAGCGGCGCGGCGGCGGCTTCGGCCAGGGCAAACAGATCGCTCTCGGGCGGGATGCGCCCCCGGGCCAGCCCCGGGCCGAAAATGGCCTGGCCCGCCGCCGCGTCCAGCGGCCATTCCGCCGAGCCCACCAGCGTTTCCGGCCGCACCGCGGCCGAAAACGCCGCGCAGCCCGCGTATTGCCCGGGAAAGGTCAGGGCGCATTTCAGCGCCCCATAGCCCCCCATTGAAAGGCCGAACACATAGTTTTGCTCCCGCTTTCGGCTCAGGCCGAACAGCCGCGCGCACTCGGCGGGCAGCTCCCCGGTAACAAACCTGAAAAACTGCGGGCCGCAGGCCATGTCCGCATAATAGCTGTTGCGGGCGTCGGGTGCCACAAGGACCACGTTTTTTTCCGCGGCGTAGCGCTCGGCCGCAGTGAACCGCAGCCAGCCGCTGCCGTCGTCCGACGCGCCGTGCAGCAGCAGCACGACCGGCGCCTCACCCGGCGCGCCCTGCTCCGGCAGCACCAGCCGCACCCGGCCCTGCCCGCCCAGGGTCTTGAACCGGTGTGTAAATTCCACAAGGGCCATGCTTTTTGCCCCCTATCGCAACCGGGCCAGCGGCAGCCTGCCCTGGGGCGGCGTTTTGCCGCACAGCACCGGCCAAAGCGCCCGGAACATGGCGGGCGTGTATTCCCAGGCGGCCAGCCCGGCCACATGGGGCGGCAGCTCCGCCAGATCGTAGGGATTGCGCAGCGCCACCAGGATCATGGGCAGCCCGGTGGCGGCCAGCGCCCGGGCCAGCCGGAGCTGGCCCTTTAAAATATGGCCGTTGTAGGTGCCCAGAACAAGGCAGCTGTGCCCGGCGGCCTGGGCCGTGATCGCTTCGATCTCGGCGTCCGTGGGGTCCTTGGGGGTGACCAGCGCCTCGCCCGCGCCCGCCAGCCCGCGCATTTCC
This window of the Oscillospiraceae bacterium genome carries:
- a CDS encoding esterase; protein product: MALVEFTHRFKTLGGQGRVRLVLPEQGAPGEAPVVLLLHGASDDGSGWLRFTAAERYAAEKNVVLVAPDARNSYYADMACGPQFFRFVTGELPAECARLFGLSRKREQNYVFGLSMGGYGALKCALTFPGQYAGCAAFSAAVRPETLVGSAEWPLDAAAGQAIFGPGLARGRIPPESDLFALAEAAAAPLPRLYLACGEQDPLYPVNRELAGFLAQKNIPHTFCAGPGAHEWAYWDGQLKHAMDVFFG
- a CDS encoding putative HTH-type transcriptional regulator translates to MTNVEARIRSSYGSLSDTERKAADYFLNHMEASYSLPIAQLAQEAGVSPTAWVRLCKAVGYEGLKEMRKHLLVERMNEPQDAPEDKRYFSDLNEGSDVAQILQTVSNTSIQAIRDTAKMLDQNALYQAANCILKAATIRLFGVGASALVAEDLYHKLTRINRYAMFSRDSHVQLSYSSTLSQRDVAVFVSNTGATQETLETLRAAKQSGCRTIGITRYSKSPLAAGCDILLYTVSPEVYVRSGAMSSRMAQLMTVDVLFTLVASKDYSAIQQPLENSYKICQTHRVKE
- the anmK gene encoding anhydro-N-acetylmuramic acid kinase, whose protein sequence is MNFSKTEPHIVLGLMSGTSADGIDAVAVRIAGCGLDTAVEQLAFVTLPFADGVRARILALAGGCAANSREFCLLNFLLGELFADACEAVCRAAGLRPEQVDFVGSHGQTFWHEPAGAEYLGRTVRATLQLGEASLIAERLGCPVVSDFRVRDMAAGGLGAPLVPYTEYLLYRQRDRTVALQNIGGIGNITLLPAGGRLCDTLAFDTGPGNMVMDALAARMTGGKQRYDEGGRLAAGGRVSETLLAYLLQTDGYLNLAPPKTTGREYYGEGFVSALWAKGAELGLSGADILATATRYTAETIRLAVERFCPVRPDLLIVGGGGSRNPVLMAHLAAALPGCQVMTNEGLGLNSDAKEAVAFAVLANEAMAGRCNNAPSATGAAHPVVMGKISF